One part of the Nocardioides zeae genome encodes these proteins:
- the dapD gene encoding 2,3,4,5-tetrahydropyridine-2,6-dicarboxylate N-succinyltransferase: MPDDAARPAPTAAPTSAWGVGLATVAADGTVLDVWFPAPSLGPAPHADAADELAGVELDALAGVDELRGVTREVRRVEIADLQAAPTSTEDVWLRLHLLSSRLVTPHSISLDGQFGLLANVVWTSAGPCAVEGFELTRARLRAAGQYVSVYGVDKFPRMTDYVLPTGVRIADADRVRLGAHLAPGTTVMHEGFVNFNAGTLGASMVEGRISAGVVVGDGSDVGGGASIMGTLSGGGKQVISIGRRCLLGANAGIGISLGDDCVVEAGTYVTAGAKVLVVEPGAEPRSVKAAELSGASNVLFRRNSVSGALEAVPWKSEGVALNAALHAND; the protein is encoded by the coding sequence CTGCCCGACGACGCCGCACGCCCGGCCCCGACCGCCGCCCCGACCTCCGCCTGGGGCGTCGGCCTCGCCACGGTCGCCGCCGACGGCACCGTGCTCGACGTCTGGTTTCCCGCCCCGTCGCTGGGGCCGGCCCCCCACGCCGACGCCGCCGACGAGCTGGCGGGCGTGGAGCTCGACGCCCTGGCCGGCGTCGACGAGCTGCGCGGCGTGACGCGCGAGGTCCGCCGGGTCGAGATCGCCGACCTGCAGGCCGCGCCCACCTCGACGGAGGACGTCTGGCTGCGTCTGCACCTGCTGTCGAGCCGCCTCGTGACGCCCCACAGCATCTCCCTCGACGGCCAGTTCGGGCTGCTGGCCAACGTGGTGTGGACCTCGGCCGGCCCCTGCGCGGTCGAGGGCTTCGAGCTCACCCGGGCGCGGCTGCGGGCCGCGGGCCAGTACGTCAGCGTCTACGGCGTGGACAAGTTCCCGCGGATGACGGACTACGTGCTGCCCACCGGCGTCCGCATCGCCGATGCCGACCGCGTGCGCCTCGGCGCCCACCTCGCGCCCGGCACGACCGTCATGCACGAGGGCTTCGTCAACTTCAACGCCGGCACGCTCGGCGCCTCGATGGTCGAGGGCCGCATCTCGGCGGGCGTCGTCGTCGGCGACGGCTCCGACGTCGGCGGCGGCGCCTCGATCATGGGCACCCTCTCGGGCGGCGGCAAGCAGGTCATCTCCATCGGCCGCCGCTGCCTCCTGGGCGCCAACGCCGGCATCGGCATCTCCCTCGGCGACGACTGCGTCGTCGAGGCGGGCACCTACGTGACGGCGGGCGCCAAGGTGCTCGTCGTCGAGCCGGGGGCCGAGCCCCGCAGCGTGAAGGCGGCCGAGCTGTCGGGCGCCTCCAACGTGCTGTTCCGGCGCAACTCCGTGTCGGGCGCCCTCGAGGCCGTGCCGTGGAAGAGCGAGGGCGTCGCGCTCAACGCCGCGCTCCACGCCAACGACTGA